From one Flavobacterium sp. N502536 genomic stretch:
- a CDS encoding aminopeptidase yields the protein MEVAVNLELKTLNVKQDITYHNTSNDSLISIVLNDWNNAFSDKNTPLARRFSDEFYRGFHLAKTSERGNTTVLSLTDSDNAALEWERTAKNPDYIVVKLNRKLRPGEKIDLHLVYISKIPSDKFTRYGFDQNGGMNLKDWFLSPARFENHRFMKYNNFNLDDIANAGTDYEIEIKVPQQYFITTDLDQVSEDNINSFKTYVLSGGNRTDFNLFIEKQNSFKNYENGSLQVLTNLKNKRLTEIQSAIIINKVVTFANSFIGKYPHQKITVSQVDYDRNPFYGLNQLPSFISPFSDEFVFEITFLKTYLNNYLKNSLRLDPRKDNWIYDGIQIYTMMKYIEENHLDQKMLGRLSDMKLFSSFNITNLTFNEQYSYYYMLMARKNLDQPLGDPKNTLIKFNEQIASKYRAGLSLSYLDDYLNHNIVPESVQEFYDLNKSEQTNRYDFEKILTQKSPKKIDWFFNTIIGSRDIIDYKFTHVSRTKDTVAFRIKNRTGIYAPIPIYGIKRDEVVFKEWVEPKTVDSTYTFVRKNADKIVINYDNEVPEYNQRNNWRSLKSLVITNRPIKFNFAKDLEDPYYNQILYIPTLTYNYYDGFTPGMRFHNKTILDKPFTFDINPAYSLNAGTLSGSSSFSWNQYYRNSTLYNVRYSISQNYYHYAPDATYLRLNPMVQFRIREENFRDNRKQLIMFRQVIVNREASTYITDNSTPNYSIFNARYANTKTELVNHFNFMTDVQFSGKFGKLAAEIEYRRLFENNRKLNLRLYAGSFIYNRTNSDYFSFGLDRPSDYMFDYNFFGRSESTGIFSQQYVIAEGGFKSKIEPRFANQWMATLNASYAIWNWIEVYGDVGLMKSKHEIEKFRYDSGVRLNLVPDYFELYFPVYSNNGWEISQNKYSEKIRFVVTFSPKTLLNLFTRKWL from the coding sequence ATGGAGGTCGCCGTTAATCTTGAGCTCAAAACCCTGAATGTAAAACAGGATATTACCTATCACAACACTTCAAATGATTCTTTGATTTCGATTGTCCTTAACGATTGGAACAATGCTTTTTCGGATAAAAACACGCCCTTAGCCCGACGATTTTCTGATGAATTTTACAGAGGTTTTCATTTGGCAAAAACTTCAGAACGAGGCAATACAACTGTTTTAAGTCTGACCGATTCAGACAATGCAGCACTTGAATGGGAAAGAACAGCAAAAAACCCGGATTACATTGTGGTAAAACTGAACCGTAAATTGCGTCCCGGAGAAAAAATCGATTTGCATTTAGTTTATATTTCCAAAATTCCGAGTGATAAATTCACCCGTTACGGTTTCGATCAAAATGGCGGTATGAATTTAAAAGACTGGTTTTTAAGCCCGGCCCGCTTTGAAAATCATCGTTTTATGAAATACAACAATTTCAATTTAGACGATATCGCCAATGCAGGAACCGATTACGAAATTGAAATAAAAGTACCTCAGCAGTATTTTATAACCACTGATTTGGATCAGGTTTCAGAAGATAATATCAATTCTTTTAAAACGTATGTGCTTTCGGGAGGTAACAGAACTGATTTTAATTTGTTTATTGAAAAACAAAACAGTTTCAAAAACTACGAAAATGGTTCGCTTCAGGTACTGACAAACCTTAAAAACAAAAGGCTGACCGAAATTCAGAGTGCTATTATCATCAATAAAGTAGTCACTTTCGCCAACTCTTTTATTGGAAAGTACCCCCATCAAAAAATCACAGTTTCTCAGGTTGATTATGATCGAAATCCGTTCTACGGACTGAATCAGTTGCCTTCGTTTATTAGTCCGTTTTCAGATGAATTTGTGTTTGAAATTACGTTCCTCAAAACCTATCTGAATAACTATCTAAAAAACAGTTTACGTCTGGATCCGCGAAAAGACAACTGGATTTATGACGGGATTCAGATCTATACGATGATGAAATACATCGAAGAAAATCATCTGGATCAAAAAATGCTTGGAAGGCTTTCTGATATGAAACTTTTTTCAAGTTTTAACATCACCAATCTGACTTTCAACGAGCAATACAGTTATTACTATATGCTGATGGCCCGTAAAAACCTTGATCAGCCGCTGGGAGATCCAAAAAACACTTTAATCAAATTTAACGAACAAATTGCAAGTAAGTATCGCGCAGGTCTAAGCCTTAGCTATTTAGACGATTATTTAAATCACAATATTGTTCCCGAAAGTGTTCAGGAATTTTACGATTTAAACAAATCGGAACAAACCAATCGATACGATTTCGAAAAAATACTGACCCAAAAAAGTCCCAAAAAAATCGACTGGTTTTTCAACACCATTATAGGCTCGCGTGACATTATTGATTATAAATTCACCCATGTTTCCAGAACTAAAGATACGGTGGCTTTTCGAATTAAAAACAGAACCGGAATCTATGCTCCGATTCCAATCTATGGAATTAAGAGAGATGAAGTTGTTTTTAAAGAGTGGGTCGAGCCCAAAACAGTAGATTCGACCTATACTTTTGTCCGAAAAAATGCCGACAAGATCGTTATAAACTACGACAATGAGGTGCCGGAATACAACCAAAGAAACAATTGGAGATCGCTAAAAAGCCTGGTCATCACCAATCGACCTATAAAATTTAATTTTGCCAAAGATCTCGAAGATCCATATTACAATCAGATTTTATACATTCCAACGCTGACGTATAATTATTACGATGGTTTTACTCCCGGAATGCGTTTTCACAACAAGACGATTCTGGATAAACCTTTTACATTTGATATCAATCCGGCCTATTCACTTAATGCAGGAACGTTATCCGGTTCTTCTTCTTTTTCATGGAATCAATACTACCGAAACAGCACCTTATATAACGTGCGCTATTCGATCAGTCAAAACTACTATCACTATGCCCCTGATGCAACTTATTTAAGGTTGAATCCGATGGTACAGTTTAGAATTCGTGAGGAAAATTTCAGAGATAACCGTAAACAACTGATTATGTTTAGACAGGTTATTGTAAATCGCGAAGCCAGCACCTATATAACAGACAATTCTACTCCAAACTATTCGATTTTTAATGCGCGTTATGCCAATACGAAAACAGAATTAGTGAATCATTTTAATTTTATGACCGATGTTCAGTTCTCCGGAAAATTTGGAAAACTGGCTGCAGAAATTGAATACAGAAGGCTTTTTGAAAACAATCGCAAGTTAAATTTAAGATTATACGCCGGAAGTTTTATTTACAATAGAACAAATTCCGATTATTTTAGTTTTGGATTAGACCGTCCGTCAGATTATATGTTTGATTATAATTTCTTCGGAAGATCAGAAAGCACTGGTATTTTTAGTCAGCAATATGTAATCGCCGAGGGTGGTTTTAAATCCAAAATCGAACCAAGATTTGCCAATCAATGGATGGCAACCCTAAACGCAAGTTACGCGATCTGGAACTGGATTGAAGTTTATGGGGATGTTGGTTTAATGAAAAGCAAGCATGAAATTGAAAAATTCAGATATGATAGTGGTGTCCGGTTAAATCTGGTTCCGGATTATTTTGAGCTGTATTTTCCTGTTTATTCGAATAACGGATGGGAGATTTCTCAAAATAAATACAGTGAAAAAATACGATTTGTGGTCACATTTTCACCAAAAACATTACTTAATCTTTTTACTAGAAAATGGCTTTAA
- a CDS encoding thiamine pyrophosphate-dependent enzyme, translated as MIKEKNNTTLTFEDFKTEVMNDYKIAVTSRECSLLGRKEVLTGKAKFGIFGDGKEVPQLAMAKAFKNGDFRSGYYRDQTFMMAIGELTPKQFFAGLYGHTDLDFDPMSAGRQMGGHFVTHSLNEDGSWKDLTKQKNSSADISPTAGQMPRLLGLAQASKIYRNVDGITVKDKFTVDGNEVAWGTIGNASTSEGLFFETINAAGVLQVPMVMSVWDDEYGISVHARHQTTKENISEILKGYQRDEDAKGYEIFRVKGWDYAELVSTYERAGAIAREEHVPVLIHVNELTQPQGHSTSGSHERYKNAERLAWEKDFDCIRQMRLWMIAINIASPEELAEIDFDLKKEVLEAKKEAWNSFINPIIEDQKNLLALLGQIAEASINHKERIQKYISELSAIKSPLKKEMLTIARKILRFIEVPNSKVLLSNWITNYIEITQPRFSSHLYSDSDLNVSSVEKVLPEYDENAKADLDGRMILRDNFDALFTKYPETLIFGEDVGNIGDVNQGLEGMQEKYGELRVADIGIREATIIGQGIGMALRGLRPIAEIQYLDYLLYAIQIMSDDLATLQYRTVGKQKAPLIIRTRGHRLEGIWHSGSPMGMIINAIRGIHVLVPRNMTQAAGFYNALLECDEPALVIECLNGYRLKEKTPLNFGEFKTPIGVVETLKEGSDITLVSYGSTLRLVEQAAVELLDLGIDCEVIDIQSLLPFDINKDIVKSIAKTNRLLVIDEDVPGGASAFILQQILEEQDAYHHLDSKPQTLAAKAHRPAYGTDGDYFSKPSAEDIFEKVYTMMHEANPSKYPSLY; from the coding sequence ATGATTAAAGAAAAAAATAATACTACACTTACTTTCGAAGATTTCAAGACTGAAGTAATGAACGATTACAAAATTGCGGTTACCAGCCGTGAATGTAGTCTTTTAGGACGTAAAGAGGTATTGACAGGGAAAGCTAAATTTGGAATATTTGGAGACGGTAAAGAAGTCCCACAACTTGCAATGGCGAAAGCCTTCAAAAACGGAGATTTTCGTTCCGGATATTACCGCGATCAGACTTTTATGATGGCCATTGGCGAATTGACTCCAAAGCAGTTTTTCGCAGGTTTATACGGTCATACTGATTTAGATTTTGATCCAATGTCTGCCGGAAGACAAATGGGCGGCCACTTTGTAACACATAGTTTAAACGAAGACGGTTCCTGGAAAGATTTAACAAAACAAAAAAACTCAAGCGCAGATATATCTCCTACAGCCGGGCAAATGCCTAGATTATTAGGATTGGCACAGGCTTCAAAAATCTACAGAAATGTTGACGGAATTACTGTTAAAGACAAATTTACAGTAGACGGAAATGAAGTAGCCTGGGGAACTATAGGAAATGCAAGTACTTCTGAAGGCTTGTTTTTTGAAACGATAAACGCTGCAGGTGTGCTGCAGGTGCCGATGGTAATGAGTGTTTGGGATGATGAATACGGAATTTCGGTTCACGCCAGACATCAGACTACCAAAGAAAACATCTCTGAGATTTTAAAAGGATACCAGCGCGATGAAGACGCCAAAGGTTACGAAATTTTCAGAGTGAAAGGCTGGGATTATGCCGAATTGGTTTCGACTTACGAAAGAGCCGGTGCTATTGCACGTGAAGAACATGTTCCGGTTTTAATTCACGTAAACGAATTAACACAACCACAAGGACATTCGACTTCAGGTTCACACGAGCGTTACAAAAATGCAGAAAGACTGGCTTGGGAAAAAGATTTTGACTGTATTCGTCAGATGCGTTTATGGATGATTGCCATCAATATTGCATCTCCTGAAGAATTGGCTGAAATTGATTTCGATTTGAAAAAAGAAGTTCTGGAAGCTAAAAAAGAGGCCTGGAATTCTTTCATCAATCCAATTATCGAAGATCAGAAAAACCTTTTGGCTTTATTAGGTCAAATTGCTGAAGCAAGCATCAACCATAAGGAAAGAATACAAAAATATATTTCAGAATTAAGCGCTATAAAATCGCCTTTAAAAAAGGAAATGCTTACCATAGCAAGAAAGATATTGCGTTTTATTGAAGTCCCAAACAGTAAAGTTTTATTATCAAACTGGATTACCAACTATATTGAAATTACACAGCCACGATTCAGCAGTCACTTATACTCTGATTCTGATTTAAATGTATCTTCGGTTGAAAAAGTACTTCCGGAATATGACGAAAATGCGAAAGCAGATTTGGACGGAAGAATGATCCTGCGCGACAATTTTGATGCTTTGTTTACTAAATATCCTGAAACTTTAATTTTTGGTGAGGATGTTGGAAACATTGGTGACGTAAATCAGGGGCTTGAAGGGATGCAGGAAAAATACGGAGAACTTCGTGTTGCCGATATCGGAATCCGTGAAGCGACCATTATCGGTCAGGGAATCGGAATGGCGTTGAGAGGTTTACGCCCGATTGCTGAAATTCAATATTTAGATTATTTACTATATGCCATCCAAATCATGAGTGATGATTTGGCGACATTACAATACAGAACGGTAGGAAAACAAAAAGCACCGTTAATCATCAGAACCCGCGGACACCGTTTAGAAGGTATCTGGCATTCAGGTTCACCAATGGGAATGATTATCAACGCTATTCGTGGTATTCACGTTTTAGTACCAAGAAACATGACTCAGGCTGCAGGATTCTACAACGCACTTTTAGAGTGTGATGAACCAGCTTTAGTAATCGAATGTTTGAATGGTTACCGTTTAAAAGAAAAAACACCTTTAAACTTTGGAGAATTCAAAACACCAATTGGTGTCGTTGAAACTTTAAAAGAAGGTTCAGACATCACCCTTGTTTCTTACGGATCAACTTTAAGATTAGTAGAACAGGCTGCGGTTGAATTGTTAGATTTAGGAATTGATTGCGAGGTAATCGACATTCAGTCTCTTCTTCCGTTTGACATCAATAAAGACATTGTAAAAAGTATCGCTAAAACCAACCGTTTGTTAGTAATCGACGAAGATGTTCCGGGTGGAGCTTCCGCGTTCATTTTACAGCAAATTCTGGAAGAACAGGATGCTTACCACCATCTGGACAGCAAACCGCAAACTCTTGCTGCAAAAGCACACAGACCTGCTTACGGAACTGATGGTGATTATTTCTCAAAACCTTCTGCCGAAGATATCTTTGAGAAGGTATACACAATGATGCACGAAGCCAACCCGTCTAAATATCCAAGTTTATACTAA
- the kdsB gene encoding 3-deoxy-manno-octulosonate cytidylyltransferase, translated as MKIIAVIPARYASTRFPAKLLQDLGGKSVILRTYEATVATKLFDDVFVVTDSDLIFNEIVNQGGKAIMSIKEHESGSDRIAEAVAGLDVDIVVNVQGDEPFTEAGPLEQVLSVFKNDADRKIDLASLMREITDEAEINNPNNVKVVVDQSQFALYFSRSVIPYPRDKDVGVRYFQHIGIYAFRKQALLDFYSLPMKSLEASEKLEQLRYLEFGKRIKMVETTHVGIGIDTAEDLEKARAILASR; from the coding sequence ATGAAGATAATAGCTGTAATTCCGGCACGATATGCATCAACACGTTTTCCTGCTAAACTCCTGCAGGATCTGGGAGGGAAGTCGGTGATTTTAAGAACGTATGAAGCAACTGTTGCGACAAAATTGTTTGATGATGTATTTGTGGTAACGGATTCCGATTTAATTTTTAATGAAATTGTAAATCAGGGCGGAAAAGCCATTATGAGCATCAAGGAACACGAATCCGGCAGTGATCGAATTGCAGAGGCTGTTGCGGGTCTTGATGTGGATATTGTTGTAAACGTACAGGGTGATGAGCCTTTTACCGAAGCAGGACCGTTAGAGCAGGTTTTGTCAGTATTTAAAAACGATGCGGATCGTAAGATAGATTTAGCTTCTTTAATGCGTGAGATTACGGATGAAGCTGAAATCAATAATCCGAATAATGTAAAAGTAGTGGTTGATCAATCGCAATTTGCCTTGTATTTTTCACGATCGGTAATTCCGTATCCAAGAGACAAGGATGTTGGAGTGCGTTATTTCCAGCATATCGGAATTTATGCTTTTAGAAAACAGGCCTTATTGGATTTTTATAGTTTGCCAATGAAATCTTTAGAGGCTTCTGAGAAATTAGAGCAATTGCGTTATTTAGAGTTCGGAAAACGTATTAAAATGGTCGAAACGACACATGTTGGAATTGGGATCGATACAGCAGAAGATCTGGAGAAGGCGAGAGCTATTTTGGCTTCCAGATAG
- a CDS encoding PQQ-binding-like beta-propeller repeat protein, with the protein MKKHLIFCIILLNLIFNPSAFSQEKTTINNAFTDRVFDGKGYQPASNLKWKYQTNGKIFSSPTAKNGTVYIGSEDGYLYAVEEKSGKTKWKFKTNGAIHSTPGIYENTVFFGSFDGNYYAVNTQNGKLIWKFKTGGEHWLGEKGRFDMKPATQYMDDLWSFYLSSPVVYEKGKKAVVLFGSSDGNVYSLDAKTGDLKWKFKTNEPVHGTPVIDQNRIYIGGWDAVLYALNIETGKEVWRFATGTKPGFKGIQSAVAVADGKVYFGAREPYFFALEAETGKLIWKYDAESSWFLSTAVIQDNTVYVGTSDTYALLALDAKTGAEKYRYKTNGYVYASPAIAGNTVYFGDFTGNFFSLDLLSNGKKSKIIPTENRKQLASYTLKNDLLDFSYAGRNTDLSLYDNCKKVMDDFYKLGAIVSSPYISNNTVYFGSADGYLYAYNLEEEK; encoded by the coding sequence ATGAAAAAACACCTGATCTTCTGCATTATTCTATTGAATTTAATCTTTAATCCTTCGGCGTTCAGCCAGGAGAAAACCACAATAAACAATGCTTTTACAGATCGTGTTTTTGACGGAAAAGGCTATCAGCCTGCTTCTAATTTGAAATGGAAATACCAAACCAACGGTAAAATCTTCTCTTCTCCCACTGCAAAAAACGGCACTGTTTATATTGGCAGCGAAGACGGTTATCTCTATGCTGTTGAAGAAAAATCAGGAAAGACAAAATGGAAATTTAAAACCAACGGGGCTATTCATAGTACTCCCGGCATTTATGAAAACACTGTTTTCTTTGGCAGCTTTGACGGGAACTATTATGCCGTAAACACTCAGAACGGTAAATTAATCTGGAAATTTAAAACGGGCGGTGAGCACTGGCTTGGAGAAAAAGGCAGATTTGACATGAAACCTGCAACACAGTATATGGACGATTTGTGGAGTTTTTATCTGTCCTCTCCAGTTGTTTACGAAAAAGGAAAAAAGGCAGTCGTTTTGTTTGGAAGCAGCGACGGAAACGTCTATTCGCTGGATGCCAAAACCGGAGATTTAAAATGGAAGTTTAAAACCAATGAGCCTGTGCACGGAACTCCGGTAATCGATCAGAATAGAATTTATATCGGTGGCTGGGATGCCGTATTGTATGCGCTGAACATCGAAACCGGCAAGGAAGTCTGGCGTTTTGCAACCGGAACAAAACCGGGATTTAAAGGAATCCAGTCCGCCGTAGCGGTTGCCGACGGGAAAGTTTATTTTGGAGCCAGAGAGCCTTACTTTTTTGCTTTAGAAGCCGAAACAGGAAAACTGATCTGGAAATACGATGCCGAAAGCTCCTGGTTTTTAAGCACTGCTGTTATTCAGGACAACACCGTTTATGTAGGAACTTCAGATACTTATGCCTTATTAGCGCTGGATGCCAAAACCGGTGCAGAAAAATACCGTTACAAAACCAATGGTTATGTTTACGCATCGCCGGCTATAGCAGGAAACACTGTGTATTTTGGCGATTTTACAGGGAATTTCTTCAGTCTGGATCTGCTTTCTAACGGAAAGAAATCTAAAATCATACCCACCGAAAATCGTAAACAATTGGCCTCTTATACATTAAAAAATGATCTTTTAGATTTTTCCTACGCTGGCCGTAACACAGATCTTTCGCTATACGACAATTGCAAAAAGGTGATGGATGATTTTTATAAACTGGGAGCTATTGTTTCTTCTCCATACATCAGCAACAACACGGTTTATTTCGGGAGTGCCGACGGTTATTTGTATGCTTATAATTTAGAAGAAGAAAAATAA
- the ygiD gene encoding 4,5-DOPA dioxygenase extradiol produces the protein MTTLNDLHSISSAFSNTDKMPVLFLGHGSPMNAIEENQFVTGFRNLAKTLPQPNAILCISAHWFTNGTKVTSMQMPRTIHDFGGFPQALFDVQYPAKGSPELAHETKKILEPVPVDLDEHWGLDHGAWSVIKHLYPEANVPVIQLSIDYTKPGQYHFELAQKLQSLRHKGVLIIGSGNIVHNLRMVDFRNFDKDNYGYDWAIEARETINSYLLDANFQPLIDFEKMNKAVQLAIPTPDHYLPLLYTLGLKEKSEELSLFNDKLLAGSLSMTSVKIM, from the coding sequence ATGACAACACTAAACGACTTACATTCAATTTCGTCAGCATTTTCGAATACTGATAAAATGCCGGTTCTGTTTTTAGGACACGGAAGCCCTATGAATGCGATTGAAGAAAATCAGTTTGTAACCGGTTTTCGGAATTTAGCCAAAACACTGCCGCAGCCCAATGCAATTTTGTGTATTTCGGCCCACTGGTTTACCAACGGTACCAAAGTGACGTCGATGCAAATGCCCAGAACCATTCATGATTTTGGAGGATTTCCACAGGCGCTTTTTGATGTGCAATACCCCGCAAAAGGAAGTCCGGAATTGGCACACGAGACTAAGAAGATACTAGAACCTGTTCCTGTAGATCTGGACGAACACTGGGGACTGGATCATGGAGCCTGGAGTGTAATCAAACATTTATATCCGGAAGCCAATGTTCCGGTAATTCAGTTGAGTATCGATTATACCAAGCCTGGTCAATATCATTTTGAATTGGCACAAAAACTACAATCTTTACGCCATAAAGGTGTTTTGATTATCGGAAGCGGAAACATCGTTCATAATTTACGGATGGTCGATTTCAGGAATTTTGATAAAGACAATTATGGTTACGATTGGGCTATTGAAGCACGGGAAACCATCAATTCGTATTTGCTCGATGCTAATTTTCAGCCTTTGATTGACTTCGAAAAAATGAATAAAGCAGTTCAACTGGCGATTCCTACGCCAGACCATTATTTGCCGCTGCTTTATACTTTAGGATTAAAAGAAAAATCGGAAGAACTCAGTTTGTTTAATGACAAGTTATTGGCCGGTTCTTTAAGTATGACCTCAGTTAAAATCATGTAA
- a CDS encoding ATP-dependent DNA helicase, which yields MNSALFYGVLQKKFPFAPTYKQDIFFQKIAIFLTEPANDTIFVLKGYAGTGKTTVISTIVNNLGDINKKFVLLAPTGRAAKVIANYSNTPAFTIHKKIYFPKKSSGGGVAFTKQQNKHKNTIFIVDEASMISDSNSDSKMYDNGSLLDDLISYVYSGTNCKMILLGDTAQLPPVNLDISPALDTHTLGIHYGKEIEHIELDEVMRQEESSGILFNATELRELLKESFITEFRFNVKKFKDIVRLTDGYDIQDAINSAYSNYSIEDTAFIVRSNKRANQYNEQIRTRILFKESELSAGDFLMVVKNNYFWLKETDEAGFIANGDIIEVLELFGIKELYGFNFAKVKIRMVDYPDQKPFETVLILDTIKSESPSLTYEESNRLYEEVMKDYENESTKYKKFQKVKENEYFNGLQVKFSYAITCHKSQGGQWNTVFIEQPYLPNGIDRDYIRWLYTAMTRAKNKLYLIGFKDESFEE from the coding sequence ATGAATTCAGCATTGTTTTACGGCGTTTTGCAAAAAAAATTCCCGTTCGCTCCAACCTATAAACAGGATATTTTTTTTCAAAAAATCGCTATTTTTTTGACCGAACCGGCTAACGATACCATTTTTGTACTCAAAGGATACGCAGGAACGGGAAAAACTACGGTGATTTCGACGATTGTAAACAATTTGGGAGACATCAATAAAAAGTTTGTTTTGCTGGCACCAACCGGACGTGCGGCGAAGGTAATTGCCAATTACTCGAATACACCGGCATTTACCATTCATAAAAAAATATACTTTCCTAAAAAATCTTCGGGTGGAGGCGTGGCCTTTACCAAACAACAGAACAAACATAAAAACACCATTTTTATCGTCGATGAGGCTTCGATGATTTCCGACAGTAATTCCGATTCGAAAATGTATGATAACGGATCGCTGTTGGATGATTTGATTTCGTATGTATATTCAGGAACAAATTGTAAAATGATTCTTCTGGGGGATACTGCCCAGCTGCCACCGGTAAACTTAGACATAAGTCCCGCTCTGGATACCCACACTTTAGGAATTCACTACGGTAAAGAAATTGAACATATCGAACTGGATGAGGTAATGCGTCAGGAGGAAAGTTCCGGAATTTTGTTTAATGCAACAGAATTAAGAGAGCTGCTGAAAGAGAGTTTTATTACCGAATTTAGATTCAATGTTAAAAAATTCAAAGACATTGTTCGGCTGACAGATGGTTATGATATTCAGGATGCTATTAACTCAGCTTACAGTAATTATAGTATTGAAGATACCGCTTTTATTGTTCGCTCGAACAAAAGAGCCAATCAGTATAACGAGCAGATTCGAACCAGGATTTTATTTAAAGAAAGCGAACTGTCGGCAGGAGATTTCCTGATGGTGGTCAAGAATAATTATTTCTGGCTGAAAGAAACAGATGAAGCCGGATTTATTGCCAATGGTGACATTATCGAAGTTCTAGAGCTTTTTGGAATCAAGGAGCTGTACGGATTTAATTTTGCAAAGGTAAAAATCAGAATGGTCGATTATCCAGATCAGAAGCCTTTTGAAACGGTATTGATTTTAGATACGATCAAAAGTGAATCTCCTTCTTTGACTTATGAAGAATCCAACCGTTTGTACGAGGAAGTAATGAAAGATTATGAAAACGAAAGCACCAAGTATAAAAAGTTTCAGAAGGTAAAAGAGAACGAATATTTTAATGGTTTACAGGTGAAGTTTTCGTATGCTATAACCTGTCATAAATCACAGGGAGGTCAGTGGAATACTGTTTTTATCGAACAGCCGTATTTGCCCAACGGAATCGATCGCGATTACATTAGATGGCTCTATACGGCTATGACACGTGCTAAAAATAAGTTATATTTGATAGGGTTTAAAGACGAGAGTTTTGAGGAATAA
- a CDS encoding DUF3822 family protein, which translates to MSLQNTNITSKKYKKLSIQVSLTGLSFCCFDTLNNTVTALKEIHFETFHKATKIEELFGDAFRNHPELQETYDEVLVIHNNNLSTFVPTALFDENYLGSYLQYNTKVFETDFFAFDQISKYQMNAVYIPYVNINNFFIDQFGTFDYKHANSILVEKILDASRNNDDKKMVVNFNYGHFEVIVVQNQKLLLFNSFEYQTPEDFIYYLLFTAEQSNLNPESFQLEFLGTIDQNDPYYAIAYKYIRHISFLDVSTLQQRNSFTTAENQKHYILFQS; encoded by the coding sequence ATGTCATTACAAAACACTAACATCACTTCAAAAAAATACAAAAAGCTTTCTATTCAGGTTTCCTTGACCGGATTGTCGTTTTGTTGTTTTGATACTTTAAATAATACGGTCACTGCTTTAAAAGAAATTCATTTTGAAACGTTTCACAAAGCGACCAAAATTGAAGAACTGTTTGGAGATGCTTTTAGAAACCATCCCGAACTACAGGAAACCTATGACGAAGTTTTGGTGATTCACAACAACAACCTTTCGACCTTTGTTCCAACGGCTTTGTTTGATGAAAACTACCTTGGAAGTTATCTGCAATACAACACTAAGGTTTTTGAAACTGATTTTTTTGCCTTTGATCAAATTTCAAAGTACCAAATGAATGCGGTTTACATACCGTATGTCAATATCAACAATTTTTTTATTGATCAGTTTGGGACTTTTGATTACAAACATGCCAACAGTATTTTAGTCGAAAAAATTCTCGATGCTTCAAGAAACAATGATGACAAAAAAATGGTGGTTAACTTTAACTACGGTCATTTTGAAGTGATCGTCGTGCAGAATCAAAAACTATTACTGTTCAATTCATTTGAATACCAGACACCCGAAGATTTTATTTATTATTTGCTTTTTACTGCCGAACAATCCAATTTGAATCCCGAGAGTTTTCAACTTGAGTTTTTGGGCACAATCGACCAAAACGATCCGTATTATGCCATTGCATACAAATACATTCGTCATATATCCTTTTTGGATGTAAGCACCTTACAGCAAAGAAATAGCTTCACAACAGCCGAAAATCAAAAACATTATATCCTATTCCAATCATGA
- a CDS encoding RsmD family RNA methyltransferase produces the protein MRIISGKYKGRRIFPPKNLPVRPTTDMSKEALFNVLNNHFSFDGLKVLDLFSGTGNISFEFASRGSAPITSVDGDFGCVKFIKQVSSEYDFDIAATKSDVYKFLENCKTSYDIVFADPPYGFDQAAFEKIVVTVFERELLHEDGMMIIEHSKYTKMDHLSNFSFQKSYGGSFFSFFELNSTDDDEELPDDLSTKITEEDEG, from the coding sequence ATGAGAATCATTTCAGGAAAATACAAAGGTCGCCGCATTTTTCCGCCAAAAAACCTTCCTGTAAGACCCACAACCGACATGAGTAAAGAAGCATTGTTTAATGTTTTGAACAATCATTTTAGTTTTGACGGCTTAAAGGTGCTGGACTTGTTTTCAGGAACAGGCAACATCAGTTTTGAATTCGCTTCACGCGGAAGTGCTCCAATTACCTCTGTAGATGGTGATTTTGGATGTGTAAAATTTATCAAGCAGGTTTCGTCAGAATATGATTTTGATATTGCTGCGACTAAAAGTGATGTTTACAAGTTTCTTGAAAACTGCAAAACTTCTTATGATATTGTTTTTGCCGATCCGCCTTATGGGTTTGATCAGGCGGCATTTGAGAAGATTGTAGTAACAGTTTTCGAAAGAGAACTGCTTCATGAAGACGGTATGATGATTATCGAGCATTCCAAATATACCAAGATGGATCATTTGAGTAATTTTTCTTTTCAAAAAAGCTATGGAGGATCTTTCTTTAGTTTTTTCGAACTGAACTCAACCGATGACGACGAAGAATTACCGGACGATTTATCGACCAAAATAACCGAGGAAGACGAGGGATAA